In Silene latifolia isolate original U9 population chromosome X, ASM4854445v1, whole genome shotgun sequence, the following proteins share a genomic window:
- the LOC141616877 gene encoding uncharacterized protein LOC141616877 translates to MRKVKEKLDGYFRIQVDSMGRSGGLAMLWRKDVDCILMSAYVHHMDFTVRNTEGDWRITGFYGWPAVSDRHLSWELLRLLSNEFQLPWVCMGDFNEILYSTEMKGGSRPQWKMNNFRDAIDECGLRDVSWEGYIFRSTMGKLFYLAREWSDHAPIKLVLNRRDNGGRGARPRNFKFEQIWVGAEGCSEAVDRGVERGRGSLVRVLEECARELRAWKGTNINCIGKNIGRKLKQVGKLNEGPRTAENVHKRKKLMAEIANMRRQEEQFWRQRSCALWLKDGDKNTKIFHTRASERKRKNHISKLVDDNGL, encoded by the exons ATGAGGAAGGTGAAGGAGAAATTAGATGGTTATTTTCGGATCCAAGTGGATAGCATGGGACGTTCAGGTGGACTAGCGATGTTATGGCGAAAGGATGTCGATTGTATTCTTATGTCGGCGTACGTTCATCATATGGACTTTACAGTCCGCAATACTGAGGGTGATTGGAGGATTACGGGGTTCTATGGTTGGCCGGCTGTTTCGGATCGCCATCTTTCATGGGAATTGCTTAGACTCCTAAGTAATGAATTTCAGCTGCCTTGGGTTTGTATGGGCGACTTCAACGAGATACTCTACTCGACGGAGATGAAGGGAGGGAGTAGACCGCAGTGGAAAATGAACAACTTTCGGGATGCTATTGATGAGTGTGGCCTAAGGGATGTTTCATGGGAAGGATATATTTTTCGTTCGACAATGGGCAA GCTCTTCTACCTAGCTCGGGAATGGTCGGATCATGCTCCTATTAAGCTAGTCTTAAATAGGAGAGATAATGGGGGGAGGGGGGCGAGACCGCGAAATTTCAAGTTCGAGCAAATATGGGTTGGGGCGGAGGGATGTAGCGAGGCTGTTGATAGAGGTGTGGAGAGAGGAAGAGGGAGCTTGGTGAGGGTGCTTGAAGAGTGTGCGAGGGAGCTGCGGGCCTGGAAGGGGAcgaatataaattgcattgggaAAAATATTGGGCGCAAACTTAAACAGGTGGGGAAACTAAATGAGGGACCGAGGACGGCTGAAAATGTTCACAAAAGGAAGAAGCTCATGGCCGAAATTGCAAATATGAGACGGCAAGAAGAACAGTTTTGGAGGCAGCGATCTTGTGCTCTGTGGTTGAAAGACGGAGATAAGAATACAAAAATTTTCCATACTCGGGCTTCCGAGAGAAAACGTAAGAACCATATTTCAAAGCTGGTGGACGACAATGGGCTGTAA
- the LOC141616876 gene encoding uncharacterized protein LOC141616876: protein MAKAYDMVEWLFLEHVLSTMGSFIKFVMTSCRVEYLHVVRICPNAPPISHLLFADDSIFFMKATLEEARTVQSILNRYESASGQLVNLETTTISFSKGVPRQKRSNLATRLGIVEVEEQERYLGLPTVVGRSKKVITNILRDKLSKRLSG from the exons ATGGCGAAGGCGTATGATATGGTCGAATGGCTTTTCTTGGAGCATGTGTTGTCTACAATGGG AAGTTTTATCAAGTTTGTTATGACGAGCTGTAGAGTTGAATACTTACATGTGGTTCGCATTTGCCCGAATGCACCACCAATATCGCACTTACTCTTTGCCGACGATAGTATTTTTTTCATGAAAGCTACGTTGGAGGAGGCAAGGACAGTTCAGTCTATCTTGAACCGCTACGAAAGTGCATCTGGCCAACTGGTAAATTTAGAGACAACTACTATCTCCTTTAGTAAGGGTGTTCCACGACAAAAGAGAAGTAACCTTGCGACGAGGTTGGGCATTGTTGAGGTGGAGGAGCAAGAGAGGTACCTTGGTTTGCCAACGGTGGTAGGGCGCTCTAAGAAGGTAATAACGAATATTCTTCGGGACAAGCTCAGCAAAAGACTTTCTGGTTAG